The following nucleotide sequence is from Candidatus Polarisedimenticolia bacterium.
CCGGCAGTCCGTTTCTTCCGCCGGTGGAGAAATCGACCCCGGGATGCAGGTGGTCGGCGCGGTACTCCCCGAAGGAGGCCACGAGTCCGGCAGGCTGATCGAGGGGAAAGCGGAGGGCCTCCTGACCCGGCGGCCGGGTCGCGGGTCGCGACAAGCCCGCGATCGCGAAGAAGAGGATCAAAGCGAACCCGGACAATCTCTTCACGGCGGACATTCTAGCCTGCTTTGGCCGCCGCGCGGGACGTCGCTCCCGGCGCCGCGCCGGTCCGCCCTGATCCTTGACAGGGCGGAGGAGACGCCGTTATTCTCTTGCCCGCTTGGGTCGCACTCCTTGTCACTTCCGTCCAGGACAGGCCATGGTCAGTCATCCCCTCAAAGACTTTCTCGTCAAGTTCAAGGCCGGGGAGATGATCTACCGGGAGGGAGAGCCGGGCGCCGAGATGTTCATCGTCCAGTCGGGCTCGATCCGCCTCTTCCGCGATCTCGGGACGCAGGAGCAGGAGCTGGCGGTGATGGAAAAAGGGGATTTCTTCGGCGAAATGTCCGTGCTCGAGGGGACCGCCCGGACGGCGTCGGCCCGGGCCCTCGACGATTGTGAGCTGATCGAAGTCAACAGCACCGTGTTCGATCGCATGATCCGGGGGAACATCGAGATTGCTGTCCGGATGCTGCGCAAGCTCTCCGGAAGGATTCAGGAGGGGAATCGCAGGATGGAGAAGCTTCTCCGGGACGGGGCGGCGCGATCGGCCGTCGCCGCGCCGGAGTCCGGACCGGGCGCGGCGCCGCCTGAGAGGGCGGCGCCCCTGCCCGTCGCGGTCGAGAGCCCCGGGGCCGGCGGTGTCTCCATCCCCGAGGGATCCCTCGGGGCCCTCGTCCTGGGAGAAGGGCAGCAGGTTTTTCCGATTCGCGGCGAGAATTCCCTGATCGGCCGGTACGACCCCGTGACCGGAATGAGGCCGGAGATCGATCTCACCGCCTACGACACGAATCGCTCCGTTTCCCGGCGTCACGCCAAAGTCACGGCGCGGGGCGGAGCGCTCTTCGTCAGCGAGGAGGTGGGAGCGTTGAACGGGACGTTTCTGAACGGCAAGCGGCTCATCCCCGGAAAGGCGGAAGCGATCCGGAGCGGCGACATCCTCGCTCTCGGCATGGTAACTCTGCGATTCCAGGGAAAGGAAGAACAGGCCTGAATCGGGCGCAGATCCTTCCGGCTTCACCCGCGAAGAAAGGGAGCTCATGGCCAACTTCATGGGAGGCTCGGCTTACGCCATGTCGAAGGACATTGCGGAAGGCTACGTCCTCCTCAACGCCAATCTCTTGAAGAAGTTCACCCCCGTCGAGCTGGCTCAGCTCCGACAGCAGCTGGAGAAAGTTCAAAAGGAGATCCGGTCGGAGCAGCCGGCCCAGGACGACGTGCAGGCAATCCAGAAGCGGGGAAGGAAGATCTCCCGGGTCAGCTCCGCGCTCCTGGTCCTCGACACGCTCCGGAAACGGTGAAGGATACGGCCCGGAAAGCGACGCACTGGCGCGCAGACCGCGCGGGCGGACGTGTTAAACTGGCCCTCCTGTCGGGCGGGAGGACGGGGCGTGGAAAGCGTGGAAGACAAGGAGAGAGTGCTGTCGGGGTTTCGGCCCTCCGGACCGCTCCACATCGGGCATCTGGTGGGGGCCCTGCAGAACTGGGTCGCGCTCCAAGATCGGTACCGCTGCTTCTACGCGATCTGTGACTGGCACGCCCTGACGTCGGAGTACGCCAACACCGAGAAAATCCGCGATTACGTGTTCCAGATGGCGCTCGACTGGCTCGCCGCAGGGCTCGACCCCGAGCGGTCCACTCTCTTCGTCCAGTCCCGGGTCAAGGAGCACGCCGAGCTTCACCTCCTCCTGTCGATGATCGTGCCCCTGGGCTGGCTGGAGCGCGTCCCCACCTACAAGGAGCAACAGCTTCAGGTGACCGGCCGCGATCTCACGAATTACGGGTTCCTCGGCTATCCCGTGCTCCAGGCCGCCGACATCCTCTGCTACAAGGCCCAGTGGGTGCCGGTGGGAGAGGATCAGATTTCCCATCTCGAGCTCTGCCGGGAGATCGCCCGGCGGTTCAACACCCTCTATGGGGAGGTCTTTCCCGAGCCGCAGCCGCGGACCACGCCGGTGTCCCGGCTTCCCGGCACGGACGGCCGGAAGATGAGCAAGAGCTACAACAACGCCATCTACCTCTCCGACCCCGAACCGGAGACCCGCAAGAAGATCATGACGATGGTGACCGATCCCGCGAGAGTTCGTCGCTCCGATCCCGGCAATCCCGACGTCTGCCCGGTCTTCACGCTCCACAAGGCGTTCTCGACCGCGCCGACGATCGAGAAGGTGAACCTCGAATGCCGGCGGGCCGGAATCGGATGCATCGATTGCAAGGGTTTCCTGCTGGAGCATCTGAATCCTCTGGTGGCGCCGCTGCGCGAGCGTCGCGAGGCGCTCGCCGGCCGGCCCGGCCGCGTGCGAGAGATCCTCGACACGGGGGCTGAAAAAGCGAGAAGCGTCGCCTCGGCGACCCTCCAGGAAGTGCGTGATGCCGTCCGAATCTGAGAACCTTCCCCCGCGCGACCGCGAGACGTCAGGCGCCGCCGCGCCGGCGGAGGCGTCCTCGAGCGAGCCTTCCGTCCCCGGAGCGCCGGGCGAGAGCGGCGGCTACCGCGTGCGCCTTCCAGAATTCGAAGGCCCCCTCGATCTCCTGCTTCACCTGATCCGGATCAACGAAATCGACGTCACCGACATCCCGATCGTCGACATCACGCGGCAATACAACGAGACGCTCGACCTGATGCGCGAGCTGAACCTCGAGGTCGCCGGCGAATACCTGGTGATGGCGGCGACGCTCCTGCACATCAAGTCCCGGATGCTCCTTCCGCCCGACCCCCTGGCGCCGGCGGAATCTCCCGCCGATCCCCGGTCGGAGCTCGCCCGGCAGATCGAAGAGTATCAGCGCTACCGTCAGGCCGCCCTCCGCCTGGCGGAAGCCGAAGCGGAGGGAGCGCGCGTCTGGATCCGGCCGGCTTCGCTGGTCGCCGCGTTCGAGGGGGAGGCGGCCGTGGAAGCCGATCTCTTCTCGCTGCTCACCGCGTTCAAGAAGATGCTGGACTCCTGGGGCCGGAAGGAGCAGGAGCTGCTTCGCCGGGAGCGGATCTCCTTGCTCGATCGGATCCAGTGGATTCTCGGGCGCCTCGAAGCCGGCCGGCGCGCCACTTTTACCTCGCTCTTCGAGGGAGCCGCCGGCCGGCCGGAGCTGATCGTCACCTTCCTCGCGCTCTTGGAGCTGGTCCGCCTGCGGGTCGTCGGCGCCGTTCAGTCTCATCGGTTCTCGGAGATTGAGATCCTCCTCCTGGAGGAGCCCGGCAACATCCGCCTCGATACGGAAAGGATTCTGGATGCCTGAAACACCGGTCCTGGGACCCGACGAGATCAAGGCGGTCCTGGAGGCCCTGATCTACGTCTCGGAGGAGCCCCTCAAGGAGGAAGAGATCCTGGGGATCTTCCCGGCGGAGCAATCGGCAGCGGTGCGCCAGGCCCTCGAAGAGCTGGTCCTCGAATACTCCGCGGTTCCCCGGGGCTTGCGCATCGTTCGGGTGGCTGGAGGTTACCGGATGCAAACCCGGCCCGAGCACGACCCCTGGATCCGGAGCCTCTACCGGGTCAGGAACAAGGTCCGCCTGTCCCGGCCGGCGCTCGAGACCCTCGCCATCGTCGCCTACCGCCAGCCGGTCACGACCCCCGAGATTCAGGCGATCCGCGGCTCCAATCCGATGGGCGTCCTCCAGACCTTGCTGGAGAGGCGGCTGATCCGGACTTTGGGACGGAAGAAGGTGGTTGGAAAGCCGATCCTGTACGGCACGACTGAGGAATTCCTGGTGCAGTTCGGGCTCAACGCGCTTTCCGATCTCCCGAGTCTCGAGGATTTCCCCGAGTTGGCGCCGGCCGCGCCTGCGGCGCTGCCCGGCGAAGCCATGATGGAAGGGATGCTCGAGAGCGGCCCGGAGGTCCGGTCGGAGGCGGAGGCATCGCTCGAGGACGGAACCCTGGCCGTGGATTTCCTCCCCGCCGGTGGTTTCGATTCCCTCGATGCGGCCTCGCCGGGCAAGGCCGGCCCCTCCGAAGAACAAGATGAAGAGGAGTGAGCCGGTTCAGCCTTCCGGGGAGCGGCTGCAGAAGATCATCGCTTCGGCCGGCCTGGCCTCCCGCCGCGAGGCGGAAGGTTGGATTCGCGAAGGCAGGGTCAGCCTGAATGGACGCGTCGTCCGGGAGCTGGGGACGAGAGCCGACCCTTCCCGGGACACCATTCGGCTGGACGGCAGAAGGCTGGGACGCCCGGAGCGCCGGATCGCCTTGCTGCTCAACAAGCCGAGAGGCTTCCTTTCGACCTGCTCCGATCCGGAAAAGAGACCCACGGTGATGAGCCTGATCGCCGGAGTCAGGGAGCGCGTCTATCCCGTGGGAAGGCTCGATTTCGCCTCGGAAGGGCTCCTCATCCTGACCAACGATGGGGAGCTGGCCATGGCCGTCACCCATCCGCGCAATCAGTGCCGCAAGGTCTATCGCGTGAAGGTTCGCGGGATTCCGTCCGACGAGGCGCTGCACCGCATCGCCCGCGGCGTGGTCCTGGAAGGGCGGAAGACCCTGCCGGCGCACGTCTCCCGCGTGCGCTCGGAAAGCAACGCCTGGCTCGAGGTCACGCTCACCGAAGGACGAAAGAACCAAATCCGCAAGGTCTTCGAGAAGATGGGTTATCCGGTCCTGAAGCTCAAGCGGATCGCGATCGGCGGCATCGGCGACCGCGGTCTCGCCCCCGGAGCCTGGCGGAAGCTGACCGACGCCGAGATCCGCTCCCTCAAGGGAGCTTCCCGATGAACCAGGGGCTTCCCGACAACATCGCCCGCATCCGGCCCTATGTCCCGGGGCGGAATGAAGAGGACGTCGAGACCAGGCCGGGCGGCGCCCCGGCGCTCAAGCTCGCCTCCAACGAGAACCCTCTGGGACCCTCGCCGCTGGCGCTGGAGGCGGCTCATGCGGCGCTCGCGCAATGCCATCGTTACCCCGACGGAAGCGGAAGACAGCTGCGAGCCGCGCTTTCGGAGAAGTTTCGGCTGCCCGAGGATCAAATCATCCTCGGGAACGGCTCGACCGAGCTGGTCGAGCTTCTGGCGCGGACCTTTCTCGGGTGCGAGGGATGGGCGGTCATGGCGGAGCACACCTTCGTGATGTACCGGATCGCCGTCCAATCGGTCAACGGGAACGCGCGGGAGGTTCCGCTGCGCAACATGCGTCACGATCTTGACGCGATGTCCGCCGCGGCGTGCGATCCCGCCACGGTCCTGGTTTACATTGCCAACCCGGACAACCCGACGGGAACCTACGCGACTTCCGCCGAAATGGAGCGCTACCTCACGAGGATCCCCGAGAAGGTCATCACGGTACTGGACGAAGCCTACGCGGAATTCATGGAGCGCGAAGACTACCCTTCAGGGGTCGATCTTCTGCGCGCCGGAAGAAGGGTCGTGGTCCTGCGCACCTTTTCGAAAGCTTATGGCCTGGCCGGTCTCCGGGTCGGCTTCGGCCTGGCTCCGCCCGATTTGATTTCGGGCATGGAGCGGGTTCGATCTCCATTCAACACCAGCCGCGTGGCCCAGGCGGCCGCTCTGGCGGCGCTCGGGGACTCGGAGCACGTCGCCCGCTCGCGCGCCGTGGTGACCCAGGGGAGGGAGTTCCTGGAATCGGAGCTGCGCCGTCGTGGGCTTTCCTTCGTTCCGTCGGTGACGAATTTCATCCTCTTCGACGCCGCCCGGAGCGCCCAGGAGG
It contains:
- the hisC gene encoding histidinol-phosphate transaminase → MNQGLPDNIARIRPYVPGRNEEDVETRPGGAPALKLASNENPLGPSPLALEAAHAALAQCHRYPDGSGRQLRAALSEKFRLPEDQIILGNGSTELVELLARTFLGCEGWAVMAEHTFVMYRIAVQSVNGNAREVPLRNMRHDLDAMSAAACDPATVLVYIANPDNPTGTYATSAEMERYLTRIPEKVITVLDEAYAEFMEREDYPSGVDLLRAGRRVVVLRTFSKAYGLAGLRVGFGLAPPDLISGMERVRSPFNTSRVAQAAALAALGDSEHVARSRAVVTQGREFLESELRRRGLSFVPSVTNFILFDAARSAQEVHRALMARGVIARPLGPYRLPTCLRVSVGTPAENARFLQALDAALGQSGPERS
- a CDS encoding cyclic nucleotide-binding domain-containing protein is translated as MVSHPLKDFLVKFKAGEMIYREGEPGAEMFIVQSGSIRLFRDLGTQEQELAVMEKGDFFGEMSVLEGTARTASARALDDCELIEVNSTVFDRMIRGNIEIAVRMLRKLSGRIQEGNRRMEKLLRDGAARSAVAAPESGPGAAPPERAAPLPVAVESPGAGGVSIPEGSLGALVLGEGQQVFPIRGENSLIGRYDPVTGMRPEIDLTAYDTNRSVSRRHAKVTARGGALFVSEEVGALNGTFLNGKRLIPGKAEAIRSGDILALGMVTLRFQGKEEQA
- a CDS encoding pseudouridine synthase, with product MKRSEPVQPSGERLQKIIASAGLASRREAEGWIREGRVSLNGRVVRELGTRADPSRDTIRLDGRRLGRPERRIALLLNKPRGFLSTCSDPEKRPTVMSLIAGVRERVYPVGRLDFASEGLLILTNDGELAMAVTHPRNQCRKVYRVKVRGIPSDEALHRIARGVVLEGRKTLPAHVSRVRSESNAWLEVTLTEGRKNQIRKVFEKMGYPVLKLKRIAIGGIGDRGLAPGAWRKLTDAEIRSLKGASR
- a CDS encoding segregation/condensation protein A, with translation MPSESENLPPRDRETSGAAAPAEASSSEPSVPGAPGESGGYRVRLPEFEGPLDLLLHLIRINEIDVTDIPIVDITRQYNETLDLMRELNLEVAGEYLVMAATLLHIKSRMLLPPDPLAPAESPADPRSELARQIEEYQRYRQAALRLAEAEAEGARVWIRPASLVAAFEGEAAVEADLFSLLTAFKKMLDSWGRKEQELLRRERISLLDRIQWILGRLEAGRRATFTSLFEGAAGRPELIVTFLALLELVRLRVVGAVQSHRFSEIEILLLEEPGNIRLDTERILDA
- the trpS gene encoding tryptophan--tRNA ligase, translated to MESVEDKERVLSGFRPSGPLHIGHLVGALQNWVALQDRYRCFYAICDWHALTSEYANTEKIRDYVFQMALDWLAAGLDPERSTLFVQSRVKEHAELHLLLSMIVPLGWLERVPTYKEQQLQVTGRDLTNYGFLGYPVLQAADILCYKAQWVPVGEDQISHLELCREIARRFNTLYGEVFPEPQPRTTPVSRLPGTDGRKMSKSYNNAIYLSDPEPETRKKIMTMVTDPARVRRSDPGNPDVCPVFTLHKAFSTAPTIEKVNLECRRAGIGCIDCKGFLLEHLNPLVAPLRERREALAGRPGRVREILDTGAEKARSVASATLQEVRDAVRI
- the scpB gene encoding SMC-Scp complex subunit ScpB; amino-acid sequence: MPETPVLGPDEIKAVLEALIYVSEEPLKEEEILGIFPAEQSAAVRQALEELVLEYSAVPRGLRIVRVAGGYRMQTRPEHDPWIRSLYRVRNKVRLSRPALETLAIVAYRQPVTTPEIQAIRGSNPMGVLQTLLERRLIRTLGRKKVVGKPILYGTTEEFLVQFGLNALSDLPSLEDFPELAPAAPAALPGEAMMEGMLESGPEVRSEAEASLEDGTLAVDFLPAGGFDSLDAASPGKAGPSEEQDEEE